A section of the Primulina eburnea isolate SZY01 chromosome 1, ASM2296580v1, whole genome shotgun sequence genome encodes:
- the LOC140819883 gene encoding receptor-like protein EIX2 yields the protein MVICTVFSLRYSANKMILNNGVDFMISCMHLKNIMATRNRISTNFLVLILLVLECLGSVFGQNSSGNIRCFERERQALLELKDEVVDENGRLSSWAVGGNQMECCKWIGVQCDNITNHVTQLNLRAPPGFNSDGPSVAPLKGKISSSLLELRHLTYLDLSLNDFGYSNIPEFIGSLEKLQYLNLSFANFHGSIPPSVGNLSELIYLDFSSNSGLFSENLGWVAHLGSLEYLDLSFVELGKASNIWLHAISNLTSIKELHLVNCGLQGILPSSLPSINAPAPLSTLDLSMNPGISSSTFLFFLNFSKSLTSIDFSSNNMTILTPAYALDNQIFLEYLDLSNNNLEGGIPRFFGNMSSLIHLDLSHNSFMVPLSEIMINFSGSVEKNLKYLDLSDNMITGSLPDFSKFSSLNVLVLGGNKLNGSITKDYPNIPSLIHLDLSSNSFTGELPDLTIYPLLEKLYLNNNMFNGPLRESIGSLSKMEVLVLASNNFEGIVTESHLYNLSRLTILDFSSNPLLAVNCSSDWIPPFQLKAIKLSKCKVGPHFPQWLQYQKNLKFLDISFSQITDTIPSWIGDLTSGPINLNMSNNQIHGVFPKIGFFSFNLTGYSRSLVHDSVYGMVLDLSRNKITGQATFLCQSEEWVLIDLSSNLFFGNLPNCFANSTRLRFINLANNNFYGEIPSSFGSLPLLSLLNLRNNNFSGGIPTSLRNCTGLKMIDLGENRLTGIIPTWIGDELLSLIVLSLRFNEFRGIIPSSICNLQNLLVLDLSFNKISGVIPKCLDNLTAMTDRAGSEQKISDLLGTPALYYTLLDAAYFTWKGKAINYVNHNILVELIDLSSNALIGDIPSEITKLLGLNSLNLSRNSLSGQIPVNIGLLKDLDSLDISRNHLSGGIPASLSELSFLGNLDLSYNNLSGRIPPLSFDESTFAGNPGLCGIPVLNKSCPNDNENTHKSDASVTDNLKLDEDELITNGFYICMAFGFVFGFWGIFGVILLNKSARSAYFKLLDSIEDSIYMRQELKKAHLREESPSSLYMINKL from the exons ATGGTGATATGCACGGTTTTCTCTCTTCGATATTCTGCAAACAAAATGATATTAAATAATGGTGTTGATTTTATGATCTCATGCATGCACTTAAAAAACATCATGGCTACTCGAAATAGAATCTCAACTAATTTTCTTGTATTAATTCTTCTGGTTTTGGAGTGTTTGGGAAGTGTTTTCGGACAAAATTCTTCTGGTAACATCAGATGCTTCGAGAGGGAGAGACAAGCTCTTCTCGAGTTGAAAGACGAGGTTGTTGATGAAAATGGCAGACTCTCTTCTTGGGCTGTAGGAGGAAATCAAATGGAGTGCTGTAAGTGGATTGGTGTTCAGTGTGATAACATAACTAATCACGTCACACAATTGAACTTGAGGGCTCCGCCAGGATTCAATAGTGATGGACCCAGTGTTGCTCCTCTCAAAGGTAAGATTAGCTCTTCGTTGCTGGAATTGAGGCACTTGACTTACCTCGATCTGAGTTTAAATGATTTTGGGTATTCAAATATCCCGGAGTTCATTGGTTCATTAGAGAAATTACAGTATCTCAATCTTTCCTTTGCTAATTTCCATGGATCCATTCCGCCGAGTGTTGGAAACCTTTCCGAGTTGATATATCTTGATTTTAGTTCGAATTCCGGGCTCTTTAGCGAAAATCTTGGTTGGGTCGCTCATCTTGGTTCACTGGAATATCTTGACCTCAGTTTTGTCGAGCTGGGCAAAGCATCCAACATTTGGTTACATGCAATTAGCAACTTAACATCTATAAAAGAATTACACTTGGTAAACTGTGGACTTCAAGGCATCCTCCCTTCTTCTCTTCCCTCTATCAATGCTCCTGCTCCTCTTTCTACCCTCGACTTGTCGATGAATCCCGGCATCTCATCTTCCACGTTTTTGTTTTTCTTGAACTTCAGTAAAAGCCTAACCTCCATTGATTTCTCATCTAACAATATGACAATTCTCACTCCTGCTTATGCTTTAGACAACCAGATATTTCTTGAATATCTTGATCTCTCTAATAATAACCTTGAAGGTGGGATTCCTAGATTCTTCGGAAATATGAGCAGTTTAATACACTTGGATTTGTCCCATAACAGTTTTATGGTGCCACTTTCTGAAATTATGATCAACTTTTCGGGGTCCGTAGAAAAGAATTTGAAGTATCTGGATTTGAGTGATAATATGATAACTGGTTCATTGCCTGATTTTTCAAAGTTCTCATCCTTGAATGTGCTAGTACTAGGGGGGAATAAGTTGAATGGATCCATTACCAAGGATTACCCAAATATCCCAAGTCTTATTCACCTAGATTTGTCATCAAATAGTTTTACAGGTGAACTGCCCGATCTTACAATTTATCCGCTCCTCGAAAAATTGTATCTCAACAACAACATGTTCAATGGACCTTTGAGAGAAAGCATTGGATCCCTTTCAAAGATGGAGGTTTTAGTTCTGGCTTCAAATAACTTCGAAGGCATCGTTACCGAGTCCCATTTGTACAATCTATCTCGTCTAACGATACTTGACTTTTCTTCTAACCCACTGCTGGCAGTAAATTGTAGCTCAGATTGGATTCCTCCATTTCAACTAAAAGCAATAAAACTCTCCAAATGTAAAGTAGGACCACATTTTCCGCAATGGCTTCAATACCAGAAAAATTTAAAGTTTCTTGATATCTCGTTTTCTCAAATTACAGACACCATTCCTAGTTGGATTGGTGATTTAACTTCCGGGCCAATAAATCTGAATATGTCAAATAACCAAATCCATGGCGTCTTTCCGAAGATTGGATTCTTTTCTTTCAACCTTACAGGCTATTCACGGTCTCTTGTACACGATAGTGTATATGGAATGGTATTAGATCTGTCAAGAAATAAAATTACAGGTCAAGCAACTTTTTTGTGCCAAAGTGAAGAGTGGGTACTGATTGACCTCTCAAGTAACCTATTTTTCGGTAATCTACCGAATTGTTTCGCCAACTCTACTCGGTTaagatttattaatttggccAACAATAATTTCTATGGGGAAATCCCAAGCTCATTTGGCTCGTTACCATTGCTATCTTTGTTGAATTTGagaaacaacaatttctcaGGGGGAATCCCAACATCTTTGAGAAACTGCACTGGTTTAAAAATGATCGATCTCGGAGAAAATAGGCTAACAGGCATCATACCTACCTGGATAGGAGATGAGCTGCTTTCACTGATTGTTCTAAGCCTACGTTTCAACGAGTTTCGTGGTATAATACCTTCCAGCATTTGCAACCTACAAAATCTCCTAGTGCTAGACCTTTCTTTCAACAAGATATCTGGAGTCATACCAAAATGCTTGGATAATCTTACTGCCATGACCGATAGAGCAGGATCCGAGCAGAAAATTTCTGATTTATTGGGTACACCCGCACTATACTATACCTTACTAGATGCTGCATATTTCACGTGGAAAGGAAAGGCGATCAACTACGTAAATCATAATATATTGGTCGAACTCATTGATTTGTCGAGCAATGCCTTGATTGGTGATATCCCATCTGAAATCACAAAACTTCTTGGCCTAAATTCGTTGAATCTTTCAAGAAACAGTTTAAGTGGACAAATTCCTGTAAACATTGGTCTCTTGAAAGACTTGGATTCCCTAGATATTTCAAGAAACCACCTCTCTGGGGGTATTCCGGCCAGCCTTTCCGAATTGAGCTTTCTTGGAAACTTAGACTTGTCATACAACAACTTGTCGGGTAGAATTCCACCTCTGAGCTTTGATGAATCTACCTTTGCTGGGAATCCTGGCCTTTGTGGGATTCCTGTACTCAATAAATCTTGCCCCAACGACAATGAAAACACACATAAATCAGATGCCAGTGTAACGGACAACTTGAAGCTCGACGAAGATGAGTTGATTACCAATGGATTTTATATCTGTATGGCATTCGGTTTTGTTTTTGGATTTTGGGGGATCTTCGGAGTAATTCTCCTCAACAAGTCAGCAAGATCCGCTTATTTCAAGTTGTTGGATTCAATTGAAGACTCTATATACATGAGACAAGAGCTCAAAAAAGCCCATCTGAGAGAAGAG TCTCCCTCCAGCCTATATATGATTAACAAGCTTTAA
- the LOC140838658 gene encoding uncharacterized protein — protein sequence MRVFIKSIDERAWQRVLDGWSPPKLEDADGDTRLKPESAWTVDEVQSSNYNSKALNAIFSSVDTRMFNLITTSVCAKDAWEILQKHCEGSASVRKTRLRMVTSKFESLRMEDKESILEYDCRLRQLSNESHSLGDPIPNERLVNKVLRSLPERFNVKVCAIEESKDTSNINLDELMSSLRTFEMNLDLQKKDKGKTIAFEALTESYDEILQLSKEVDKSDLGEESISLFTKKFGDYLKTMREKKRIVQKSELPNNTTFTKAQKFTPMKGQVRPKTEVQIQSNVRNLDSMQCRECSGYEHYANECANRLRKNKGMTVTLSDEESEDDQGSNESENHTSLSTVIKEKRSMQINHLGVATGVAIPGRNTASNPVCLNSTVLGESSQSETQEVDDDEVTLESVQSMYEELYEDWIKRTKGNAILSKENVELKSQISRIEVILSKKDLELCKVKEELKEATQVLAKMNSSSSKLDSLLMIGQNDKAGLGYSNSLFETGESSNAKEKPTVFVKESVETPNTTHTEKSAPSKVRMPIKKSKSRKRHFICHYCFRPGHIKPYCFKLREDYKRWESEQVSSQVLYNTRRNTANRKPMVKRVWVPKAQIQCSLIYTSLKTNIAGIWYFDSCCSCHMTCSKDHLIDFVELKSGHVTYGGGAKGRIAGKGTLNVDGLPNLHNVLYVEGLNSNLISTRSTDNCYQLGEDVVSNHSKVSELNLWHQKLGHANFKTLKNLGKYDAVRGMPNLSSGIPYVCGACQKGITHEFSAPKTPQQNGIAERKNRTLQEMARVMLSSKNISKRFWAEALNTACHISNRVYLRSGSTMTSYEIIMGKRPNLKYFHVFGCVCYVLNDREHLAKFDSKSDKCLFLGYSSNSRAYRMYNLRTRTTMESINVVFDNLADLTGKTIEDEVDGLLNTSETLPNTDVGPGAVTPETTPVLADSNDEPEENTENDDGVTDDGIDIPSKIQKNHPSSQIIGETFEGMQTRRKEKVDYRKMMGLVCMTSVYSQE from the exons ATGAGGGTTTTTATTAAATCCATTGATGAAAGAGCTTGGCAACGTGTACTTGATGGTTGGAGTCCACCAAAACTCGAGGATGCTGATGGAGACACACGGCTCAAACCTGAAAGTGCATGGACTGTCGATGAAGTGCAATCTTCAAACTACAATTCCAAGGCTCTCAATGCTATATTTTCATCTGTTGACACAAGGATGTTTAATTTAATCACCACCAGTGTATGCGCCAAAGATGCTTGGGAGATACTCCAGAAACACTGTGAAGGATCTGCAAGTGTGCGAAAAACTAGGCTAAGAATGGTGACATCAAAGTTCGAAAGTTTGAGAATGGAGGACAAGGAGTCCATCCTTGAGTATGACTGCCGGTTGAGACAACTCTCAAATGAATCACATAGCCTAGGAGATCCCATACCAAACGAAAGATTGGTAAACAAGGTTCTGAGATCTCTTCCTGAGAGATTCAATGTCAAAGTTTGCGCCATTGAGGAATCTAAAGACACTTCAAACATCAACCTGGATGAACTCATGAGTTCTCTAAGAACTTTTGAAATGAATCTTGATCTGCAGAAAAAGGATAAAGGGAAGACAATAGCCTTTGAAGCCTTAACCGAATCATATGATGAAATTCTTCAACTATCTAAAGAAGTGGATAAGTCTGATTTAGGTGAAGAATCGATCTCTCTGTTTACTAAGAAATTTGGTGATTACTTGAAGACTAtgagagaaaagaagagaaTTGTGCAAAAATCTGAGCTGCCCAATAACACCACTTTTACAAAAGCTCAAAAGTTTACTCCTATGAAAGGACAGGTTCGACCAAAAACCGAAGTGCAAATTCAATCTAATGTCAGAAACCTGGACTCAATGCAATGTAGAGAGTGTTCGGGATATGAACACTATGCCAATGAGTGTGCCAATCGTCTTAGGAAAAACAAAGGCATGACTGTCACCCTGAGTGATGAAGAATCTGAAGATGATCAAGGATCAAATGAATCTGAAAATCACACATCATTATCTACTGTGATCAAGGAGAAACGCTCAATGCAAATCAATCATTTGGGTGTTGCCACAGGTGTTGCAATACCTGGTCGCAACACCGCTTCGAATCCTGTATGCCTTAATTCGACAGTCCTTGGGGAGTCAAGTCAGTCCGAAACACAAGAggttgatgatgatgaagtcACCCTAGAAAGTGTGCAGTCAATGTACGAAGAACTGTATGAAGACTGGATCAAAAGAACAAAAGGAAATGCAATTCTCTCCAAAGAGAACGTTGAGCTGAAGTCACAAATATCACGAATTGAAGTAATCttgagcaagaaagatctggAATTATGCAAAGTCAAGGAAGAACTTAAAGAAGCAACTCAGGTACTTGCCAAGATGAATTCAAGTTCATCCAAACTTGACTCACTCTTGATGATTGGACAGAATGATAAGGCTGGACTTGGTTATTCGAATAGTCTGTTCGAAACTGGAGAATCTTCCAATGCAAAGGAAAAACCAACTGTTTTTGTGAAAGAAAGTGTTGAAACCCCCAATACCACACATACTGAAAAGAGTGCTCCATCAAAAGTGCGAATGCCTATCAAGAAGTCTAAATCCAGAAAACGCCACTTTATCTGCCACTACTGTTTCAGACCTGGACACATCAAACCCTACTGTTTTAAACTGAGAGAGGATTACAAGAGATGGGAATCTGAACAGGTGTCGTCACAGGTGTTGTACAACACCCGGCGCAACACTGCCAACAGAAAACCGATGGTAAAAAGGGTTTGGGTACCAAAGGCACAGATTCAATGTTCTCTTATTTATACTTCATTAAAGACTAACATTGCAGGAATATGGTACTTTGACAGTTGCTGCTCGTGCCACATGACATGTTCTAAAGACCATTTGATTGACTTTGTTGAACTAAAGAGTGGTCATGTGACATATGGTGGTGGTGCTAAAGGAAGAATTGCTGGGAAAGGAACCTTGAATGTTGATGGATTGCCTAATCTACACAATGTGCTCTATGTAGAAGGgcttaactcaaacttaataa GTACTAGGTCTACTGATAATTGCTATCAACTTGGAGAAGACGTAGTGAGCAATCATTCAAAGGTGAGCGAATTAAACTTGTGGCATCAAAAATTGGGACATGCAAACTTCAAGACATTAAAGAATCTTGGTAAGTACgatgctgtgagaggtatgcctaatTTATCCTCTGGAATTCCGTATGTTTGTGGTGCATGTCAAAAAG ggataactcatgaattttcgGCCCCTAAGACTCCTCAACAGAATGGAATAGCCGAAAGGAAGAATAGAACACTGCAAGAAATGGCTAGGGTCATGTTAAGCTCTAAGAATATTTCAAAGAGATTTTGGGCCGAGGCCTTGAACACagcatgtcatatttcaaatcgtGTGTACTTAAGGAGTGGTTCTACTATGACATCCTATGAAATCATCATGGGAAAGAGGCCGAACCTCAAGTATTTTCATGTCTTTGggtgtgtatgttatgttttgaatgatcGAGAACATCTTGCAAAATTTGACTCTAAAAGTGACAAAtgtttatttcttggttattcatccAATAGTCGTGCATATCGCATGTATAATCTGAGAACAAGAACGACTATGGAATCTATTAACGTTGTGTTTGACAATCTTGCAGATCTAACAGGAAAAACAATCGAGGATGAAGTTGATGGGCTCCTGAATACAAGTGAGACACTGCCTAACACAGATGTTGGACCCGGTGCTGTAACACCTGAGACAACACCTGTATTGGCAGATTCAAATGATGAACCAGAAGAGAATACTGAAAACGATGATGGTGTAACCGATGATGGGATTGACATTCCCAGcaagattcagaaaaatcatccatcatctcaGATCATTGGAGAAACATTTGAAGGAATGCAAActagaagaaaggagaaggTAGACTATCGGAAAATGATGGGACTAGTATGCATGACTTCCGTGTACTCTCAA GAATGA